Below is a window of Arabidopsis thaliana chromosome 2, partial sequence DNA.
CGCTGATACAACAACTCTCCCATGAATCAACTCGGATCTGATAAGCAAAAAGTATTGGTACTATCAAATGTTTGAACTCCAATTTTGGTTCCACATAACTTAAAAACCATTAATACGAAAGAGTCTCACATTGAGTTTAAGACATAAtcagaagaaacaataaacaacCACACAAGTCTTTCTTGTCCCTAACTGAGAAAAAAGAGAGCCAATCGTAGCTGATGATTAGCTGAGGCCATCTTAGTATCTTCTGGGTGCCCTGCCGCCGAAAGCAGCGATTGGTGCCATAGCTTGTTGTGGCTCGACTGCAGAGATGCCGGATGTGTCAGACATTCCTAGAGAAGCAAGCATCTCAAGAGTCTCTTTGTCGACCTTGATCTCATCAGTCTTGATAGCAGACTCATCGGGAACAAAGTCCATACGGCGTTCacgctcttcttcttgaagcttGAGTGAGATTCCACGGACTGGTCCCTTCTGGATACGTTTCATCAAGTGGGTGGAGAATCCAGCAATCTTGTTGCGGAGTCTCTTTGATGGGATGATGGCAACCTCTTCAAGGATCTTCTTGTTAGTGTGAAAGTCAAGAGTCATGCGAGAGTAGTACTTCTCAATGACTTGACGTGAAGATTTCTTCACCGTCTTGGTTCTAACACGCCCCATCTTTCAGTGACTTACCTGATGAGAGGAGAAATTCCATGTCTTATTAAggattcaaaatcaagaaacaaccAAGTATAGATGATTTATGTCTTAAACTTCAACATTCAGGTTGAACACTAAACAAACACAGGAACCACATGTAAATGCAATGTCAAATATTGTCAAGAGAATTGAAAATGAGTCAAGTAATATACATCAACATAACGCTCAACTTGAAAGAGGTCTAGTGTTCTTATCAAACAATATAAGCCAAATTTTATACATACATTTATATTCAGCCTAAAAGAATATCAACTCACGACACACTTTTGCTGAATGAAACACAAAATAAGAGAAATTCAGAAAACAACAGAACCTCTTCACACGTTGGTATAATATACAATGCCTAATATTAAGACCAAAAACTCAACTGCATTAGAATCTTAATTAATCAGATACAAAAGCTACATTATCAATTTTGACACatgaacatcaaaatcaagcaACCTATAACAATTCACACAGATACAACAAGAATAGCAAACTATCAAGTCAAAAGTCATGTAAACGTGTTCACTATTATCCACTAGTCTTCTCAAATTGATTTCATCTTAGTTAGTAGATGAAACCCAAATTCAACATTACAGTAATCAACACAAACAAGTGAGAGTGGGCAATATAAATCTAATGTTGTCAAACCCATTACTCAAAATCTACAGACCTAAAGAACTTACAATCGAAATCTAATGTTGTCTGAGATCAGATTTATGAATACTCACCGGAGACAGAGATGGAGACGGAGACGGAGACGGAGACGAAGAGAGGCAGAGAGCGATTTCGATTTGGAGATGCGAGAGAGGCGGAGAGAAGTAGAGAAAATAGGGTTGGTGAAACATTAACCTTATATAGGGCTTCTAATACTCGGTTTAGGTTAACCCGATCGGACTCTGATAACCGAACTGACCCGAACCGAATACCGATAGCCCAAATTAATTTTTCCGAACGGTTTACTTCTCTGCTACTTCAATTCGCAATGATTCGGTTCTTCCGGTTTGCTTTACTCGGGTTTAACCGGAAATCCAGGCCTATATGATTTTTAGGGTATATGGTtcaatttttgattatttgttttcgatttattttattaaatgataaataaataaatatgttttaagaaagtttAAGGTATAGGgtttaattttgaaacttaatgttttactattttatcaatgaacaaaataaaatgcaaaagagttattaaaaacttaatcatatttgattaatctgattacatataattaataaatgaatgTCAAAACGTTTGAGCATAATTAACAAAACGTTTgcttaatttaattaatatataggaacaaaataaaagttattttctgtAGT
It encodes the following:
- a CDS encoding Ribosomal S17 family protein (Ribosomal S17 family protein; FUNCTIONS IN: structural constituent of ribosome; INVOLVED IN: translation; LOCATED IN: cytosolic small ribosomal subunit, ribosome; CONTAINS InterPro DOMAIN/s: Ribosomal protein S17e (InterPro:IPR001210), Ribosomal protein S17e, conserved site (InterPro:IPR018273); BEST Arabidopsis thaliana protein match is: Ribosomal S17 family protein (TAIR:AT5G04800.4); Has 35333 Blast hits to 34131 proteins in 2444 species: Archae - 798; Bacteria - 22429; Metazoa - 974; Fungi - 991; Plants - 531; Viruses - 0; Other Eukaryotes - 9610 (source: NCBI BLink).) — encoded protein: MGRVRTKTVKKSSRQVIEKYYSRMTLDFHTNKKILEEVAIIPSKRLRNKIAGFSTHLMKRIQKGPVRGISLKLQEEERERRMDFVPDESAIKTDEIKVDKETLEMLASLGMSDTSGISAVEPQQAMAPIAAFGGRAPRRY